One window of the Streptococcus parasanguinis ATCC 15912 genome contains the following:
- a CDS encoding YfhO family protein, producing the protein MNKTKLKTSLFIVSSFLIPAIIMFFIYLSQGIYWNSDTSPLLGDGYHQYVIFDTTLRNILHGTDSLFYSFQSGLGINFYALSSYYLGSFFSPLVYFFNVQSMPDAVYLITLLKFGAIGLSAYISLHGIFSKIPRCLVLTLSTSFALMSFAISQIEIKTWLDVFILAPLILYGFKKLIYNEGEVLYFISLTSLFIQNYYFGFMMSIFLILWYLTQLSWNIKKIGKRFFHFVIVSLLSVITSLVMLYPTFLDLRTHGESFSKVDSIFTEKSWYLDVFAKNFIGSFDTTKYGSIPMIYVGLFPLLLAITFFFVKSIKFHVKLSYIILLTILILSFRFQLLDLLWQGMHAPNMFLHRYSWIFSLTIILMAGEVLNRIEEITWIRFSFANFLLILGFGATVLYSNHYKFLDAVNFIVTFEFLIAFYLVCLGFILKKIPPRLFYLSILFFSIFELSVNSYYQMEGIANEWVFASRSSYERDLKAIQSLVRRKTDSNYRTEILQPQTGNDSMKYGYNGISQFSSVRNTDASSTLDKLGFKSEGTNLNLRYQNNSILMDSLFGVRYNLSQQPVQKFGFKEIATKNGVSLSENEYALPIAFLSAKTYKNASFTNLTLDNQTRFIHQITDEKYKFYKKLNILSHTSQNTTSSLQTAKIEEDSHLSYASIQYEVMVPAHSQLYVNVPNLQFSNDDRKEIEISYNGQNQRYTIDNAFPFFSIGHFDTGETATIRMSFPENSTVSFDTPEFFALDLDQYTQAITTIHQQEVAIHKNKNRVVAAYNADRDTTLIFTLPYDKGWSAKQNGKSIQIHRIQKGLMGVHVPKGSGTVTLTFIPQGLVEGGISFFVGIILFFLYEWRQIKRRKN; encoded by the coding sequence ATGAATAAAACAAAGCTAAAAACATCCCTATTTATAGTATCTTCTTTCCTGATTCCAGCTATCATAATGTTCTTTATTTACCTTTCACAAGGAATCTACTGGAACAGTGATACATCCCCATTGTTAGGAGATGGTTATCATCAGTATGTCATTTTTGATACTACACTTCGAAATATTTTACATGGGACAGATAGCCTATTTTACAGTTTTCAAAGTGGACTAGGTATTAATTTCTATGCACTCAGTAGCTATTATCTAGGAAGTTTCTTTTCTCCTCTTGTATACTTCTTTAATGTACAATCCATGCCGGATGCTGTTTACCTCATCACTCTTCTTAAATTTGGAGCAATTGGGCTAAGCGCTTATATTAGTCTACATGGAATCTTTTCTAAAATCCCTAGATGCCTGGTTCTTACTCTTTCAACCTCATTTGCTCTTATGAGCTTTGCCATCAGTCAAATTGAAATCAAAACTTGGCTAGACGTTTTTATCTTGGCACCATTAATTCTTTATGGATTCAAAAAACTAATTTACAATGAGGGAGAGGTTCTCTACTTTATCAGCTTAACCAGCTTGTTTATCCAAAATTATTATTTTGGATTTATGATGTCTATTTTTCTCATTTTATGGTACTTGACACAACTGTCATGGAACATCAAAAAAATTGGAAAACGGTTCTTTCATTTTGTGATTGTATCTCTTTTATCAGTTATAACAAGTCTTGTGATGTTATATCCTACCTTCTTAGATTTACGCACTCATGGAGAAAGTTTTTCAAAGGTTGACAGTATCTTTACAGAAAAAAGTTGGTATCTTGATGTATTTGCAAAAAATTTCATTGGAAGTTTTGACACTACTAAATATGGATCAATTCCAATGATCTACGTGGGATTATTTCCACTTCTATTAGCGATCACCTTTTTCTTTGTAAAGTCGATCAAGTTTCACGTGAAACTTTCTTACATTATACTCTTGACCATTCTTATTTTGAGTTTTCGTTTTCAATTATTAGATCTCCTTTGGCAAGGTATGCACGCGCCAAATATGTTTCTTCATCGATACTCTTGGATCTTTTCTTTGACGATTATTCTGATGGCAGGAGAAGTACTAAATCGAATAGAGGAGATCACTTGGATTCGTTTTAGTTTTGCTAATTTCCTCCTCATTCTAGGATTTGGAGCAACTGTCCTTTACAGCAATCACTATAAATTTTTAGATGCAGTCAATTTCATTGTTACTTTTGAATTTTTAATTGCTTTCTATTTGGTCTGTCTAGGATTTATCCTAAAAAAAATACCGCCTAGACTTTTCTATCTTTCGATCCTTTTTTTCTCCATCTTTGAATTATCGGTGAATAGTTATTATCAAATGGAAGGAATTGCGAATGAATGGGTCTTTGCTTCTCGGTCATCCTACGAACGCGACTTAAAAGCCATCCAATCCTTAGTAAGAAGGAAGACAGACTCAAATTATCGGACTGAGATTCTACAGCCACAAACGGGCAATGATAGTATGAAGTATGGTTATAATGGAATTTCTCAATTTTCATCTGTACGAAATACGGATGCGAGCTCGACATTGGACAAACTTGGATTTAAATCTGAAGGAACCAATCTCAATCTTCGATACCAAAATAATTCTATTTTAATGGATAGTCTATTTGGTGTTCGCTATAATTTGAGCCAACAACCTGTTCAAAAATTTGGATTTAAAGAGATTGCAACCAAAAATGGAGTCTCACTTTCAGAGAACGAATATGCCTTACCAATCGCCTTTTTGTCAGCAAAAACTTATAAAAATGCTTCCTTTACAAATTTAACACTGGATAATCAAACACGATTCATCCATCAAATCACGGATGAAAAATATAAATTTTATAAGAAATTAAATATTCTGTCGCATACTTCACAAAATACTACATCTTCGTTGCAAACTGCAAAAATTGAAGAAGATAGTCATCTATCCTACGCAAGTATTCAATATGAAGTAATGGTTCCTGCCCATAGCCAACTATATGTCAATGTTCCAAATTTACAATTTTCAAATGATGATCGGAAAGAGATTGAAATCAGCTACAATGGACAGAACCAACGCTATACTATTGATAACGCCTTTCCATTCTTTTCGATTGGCCATTTTGACACAGGGGAAACAGCTACTATTCGTATGAGTTTTCCAGAAAATTCGACAGTCTCCTTTGATACACCAGAATTTTTTGCTCTGGATCTTGACCAATATACACAGGCTATCACCACCATTCATCAACAAGAAGTTGCCATTCACAAAAATAAAAATAGAGTGGTAGCAGCCTATAACGCAGATAGAGATACTACCCTTATTTTTACACTTCCTTATGATAAAGGCTGGTCAGCTAAACAAAATGGAAAATCTATCCAAATTCATCGCATCCAGAAAGGATTGATGGGAGTTCATGTTCCAAAAGGATCAGGAACTGTCACCTTAACATTTATTCCCCAAGGTTTAGTTGAGGGAGGCATTTCCTTTTTCGTTGGAATTATTCTCTTTTTCCTCTACGAATGGAGACAAATAAAAAGACGAAAAAACTAA
- a CDS encoding response regulator transcription factor — MKIFLLEDELSQQIRVEKHIAEIAKELEIKLEVISTGKITEFENYIQHSEIHQLYFLDIHIQDNEYCGLEIAQKIREANPYAIIVFITTKSEFASITYRYKVSALDFIDKNLNEDLFRLKIKECIEYLTTIQIGNDDLTDYFEYDFKDKKIKIPFKDILYIETVGSAYKLNLVGKNFQKEIAGSLSDVLEKDVEERYFSPHQSFIVNRSMIIGMDKKKKQLLLKEGYSCPISRSNIKRVKKLIEEQNLEFSA, encoded by the coding sequence ATGAAGATTTTTTTATTAGAAGATGAGCTCTCTCAACAGATACGGGTAGAAAAACATATTGCAGAAATTGCTAAGGAATTAGAAATTAAACTTGAAGTGATTTCTACCGGTAAAATTACAGAATTTGAAAATTATATCCAGCATTCTGAGATCCACCAATTATATTTTCTAGATATTCACATCCAAGACAATGAGTATTGTGGGCTAGAAATTGCTCAAAAAATACGAGAAGCAAATCCTTATGCCATTATTGTTTTTATTACTACAAAATCGGAATTTGCTTCTATTACCTATCGTTATAAAGTATCTGCCTTGGATTTTATTGATAAAAATTTGAATGAAGATTTATTTAGATTAAAAATTAAGGAGTGTATTGAGTACTTGACAACTATTCAAATTGGAAATGATGATTTGACAGATTATTTTGAGTATGATTTTAAAGATAAAAAAATTAAAATTCCATTTAAGGATATTCTTTATATCGAAACGGTTGGTTCAGCTTATAAATTAAACTTAGTTGGGAAAAATTTTCAAAAAGAAATTGCAGGAAGTTTATCAGATGTCTTGGAGAAGGATGTGGAGGAGAGATATTTTAGTCCTCATCAATCTTTTATCGTAAATAGAAGTATGATCATTGGAATGGATAAGAAAAAGAAACAGCTGCTGTTGAAAGAAGGGTATTCTTGTCCAATTTCAAGAAGTAATATCAAACGTGTCAAAAAATTAATTGAAGAGCAAAATTTAGAATTTAGTGCTTGA
- a CDS encoding sensor histidine kinase, which yields MFQSLVLSFILGGIIVLTFALVDEKIYQEHRFPYIFLLSTFVLLFESLLVFLDMTLFSNIQLSDLNMLLWPVYLYPYYHYANRTNRLCSIFYSFFTYLAVEGTATFLTIIVSSVIGDAFVAAHSIVYNMFIRLVSLGIILKLIDLFEFDFTPFYEEEFEKYLKILISVYFAIFVVINFALWISEQAQFKNFGSMLATICFFTFVVSLFHMKIERDQYRKNLELEYKEFSEQQMSRYMAEIQSLYSIVRGFRHDLGNLVISMSLAIEEENIPEIRRIHREVLEKSYKKINAEELSGFNLVNIRDSALRSILIRGWLDARDAGVEMTFETSEPIEQLAVDLLDIVRIVGILVTNALEASKEAEEKKVHIAIFSISKIVYLVIHNTTNEITFDIRKIYEEGYSTKGENRGLGLNNVRKILANYGTMFLETELQGNRFLQVLKIGGYEQE from the coding sequence GTGTTTCAGTCATTAGTCTTGTCCTTTATTTTAGGGGGGATCATTGTTCTGACGTTTGCATTAGTAGACGAAAAAATATATCAAGAACATCGATTTCCGTATATCTTTCTTCTGAGTACCTTTGTTTTACTCTTTGAGAGCCTTTTAGTATTTTTAGACATGACTTTATTTTCAAATATTCAACTTTCCGATTTGAATATGCTCTTGTGGCCGGTTTATTTATACCCTTATTATCATTATGCCAATCGAACGAATCGTTTGTGTTCTATTTTTTATTCTTTTTTTACTTATTTAGCGGTTGAAGGAACAGCAACATTTCTGACGATTATTGTCTCTTCAGTAATAGGAGATGCTTTTGTAGCAGCTCATTCGATTGTTTATAATATGTTTATTCGTTTGGTTTCTTTAGGAATCATTTTGAAGTTAATTGACTTATTTGAATTTGATTTCACTCCTTTTTATGAAGAAGAATTTGAAAAGTATTTAAAGATATTGATTTCTGTCTATTTTGCTATATTTGTAGTGATCAATTTTGCTTTATGGATTAGTGAACAAGCGCAATTTAAAAATTTTGGAAGTATGTTGGCAACGATTTGTTTTTTCACTTTTGTAGTCAGCCTATTCCACATGAAAATTGAGCGAGATCAGTATCGAAAAAATTTGGAACTGGAGTATAAAGAATTTTCTGAGCAACAAATGAGTCGTTATATGGCTGAGATTCAAAGTCTCTATTCTATTGTAAGGGGGTTTCGTCATGATTTAGGAAATTTAGTTATTTCTATGTCACTAGCCATTGAGGAAGAAAATATTCCAGAAATTCGAAGAATCCATAGAGAAGTATTGGAAAAAAGTTATAAAAAAATTAACGCAGAAGAATTATCAGGATTTAATTTAGTCAATATAAGAGATTCTGCTTTACGAAGTATTTTGATTCGAGGTTGGTTGGATGCAAGAGATGCTGGGGTAGAAATGACCTTTGAAACAAGTGAACCAATTGAGCAACTAGCAGTCGATTTATTGGATATCGTGAGAATTGTTGGGATTCTAGTGACGAATGCTTTGGAAGCTTCAAAAGAAGCAGAAGAAAAGAAGGTTCATATTGCTATTTTCTCCATTTCAAAAATTGTTTACTTAGTGATTCATAATACGACAAACGAAATCACTTTTGATATAAGAAAAATATATGAAGAAGGGTATTCGACAAAAGGAGAAAACAGAGGGCTAGGATTAAATAATGTGAGAAAAATCTTAGCAAATTATGGAACGATGTTTTTAGAAACGGAATTGCAAGGAAATCGTTTTTTACAAGTTTTGAAGATTGGAGGATATGAACAAGAATGA
- the rlmH gene encoding 23S rRNA (pseudouridine(1915)-N(3))-methyltransferase RlmH: MKIKLITVGKLKEKYLKDGIAEYIKRLGRFAKVEQVELVDEKTPDRASQLENQQILEKEGERILSKISDKEYVIVLAIEGKQFPSEKFSQTIDQIMTSGYSNLTFVIGGSLGLSPEVKKRGNLLMSFGQLTLPHQLMKLVLVEQIYRAFMIQQGSPYHK, from the coding sequence ATGAAAATAAAATTGATAACCGTTGGAAAATTAAAAGAAAAATACTTAAAAGATGGGATCGCGGAGTATATTAAAAGGCTTGGTCGATTTGCAAAAGTAGAACAGGTTGAGTTAGTTGATGAAAAAACTCCAGATCGTGCTAGTCAACTCGAAAATCAACAAATTCTTGAAAAAGAGGGGGAACGAATTCTCTCTAAAATTTCAGATAAGGAATATGTGATTGTATTGGCCATCGAAGGAAAACAATTTCCTTCAGAGAAATTTAGTCAAACGATTGACCAGATTATGACATCTGGTTATTCAAACCTTACTTTTGTTATTGGAGGCAGTCTTGGTCTGTCTCCTGAAGTGAAAAAAAGAGGAAATCTATTAATGAGCTTTGGTCAATTAACTCTTCCTCATCAGTTGATGAAATTAGTGTTGGTGGAACAAATCTATCGTGCTTTCATGATTCAACAGGGGAGTCCTTACCATAAATAA
- a CDS encoding S1C family serine protease: protein MKSSSNLLKKVGNIALIFVVGFLGGILGTFLTLKTSHSSTSNTESKQVHSTTVKTAYKNTTSTSEAVDKVKNAVVSVITYSDSSNQGVFEKEENPDSQISSEGSGVIYKKEGKYAYLVTNTHVINGAKKVDILLADGNKVSGEVVGSDVYSDIAVVRISADKAKAVAEFGDSNQLTVGETAIAIGSPLGTDYANSVTQGIISSQGRNVKLKADNGQNISTRALQTDAAINPGNSGGPLINIQGQVIGITSSKISNNGQTSVEGMGFAIPANDVVNIIKQLEEKGKVVRPALGIQMMDLSNLSTSDLSQLKLPEKISGGVLVRSTLENMPASDKLQRYDVITKIDDTDIESTADLQSALYSHQINDTIKVTFYRDGKQQTTSIKLTKSTEDLSE from the coding sequence ATGAAATCTTCATCTAATTTACTGAAAAAAGTTGGGAACATAGCCCTCATTTTTGTTGTAGGTTTTCTAGGTGGGATTCTTGGAACCTTTTTAACCTTAAAAACATCTCATTCTTCTACTTCAAATACTGAAAGTAAGCAAGTCCACTCAACCACTGTTAAAACAGCTTATAAAAACACAACCTCAACTAGTGAGGCCGTCGATAAGGTGAAAAATGCTGTAGTTTCTGTGATTACTTATTCTGATTCTTCGAATCAAGGAGTGTTTGAAAAAGAAGAAAACCCTGACTCACAAATTTCTAGTGAAGGTTCTGGGGTCATTTATAAAAAAGAAGGAAAATATGCCTACCTTGTTACCAATACCCATGTGATCAATGGTGCTAAAAAAGTAGATATTCTTTTAGCAGATGGTAATAAAGTCTCTGGAGAAGTAGTTGGGTCAGATGTCTATTCTGATATTGCAGTAGTTCGAATTAGTGCGGATAAAGCAAAGGCAGTAGCTGAATTCGGAGATTCAAACCAATTAACGGTCGGTGAGACTGCAATTGCAATTGGCAGCCCTCTTGGAACAGATTATGCTAATTCTGTTACCCAAGGGATTATTTCCAGCCAAGGTCGCAATGTGAAATTGAAAGCCGATAATGGACAAAATATCTCTACACGCGCTCTACAAACAGACGCAGCCATCAACCCAGGAAACTCTGGAGGTCCATTAATCAATATTCAAGGACAAGTCATCGGGATTACCTCAAGTAAAATTTCAAATAACGGACAAACTTCAGTAGAAGGAATGGGATTTGCAATTCCTGCAAATGATGTTGTCAATATTATCAAGCAACTAGAAGAAAAAGGAAAAGTAGTTCGACCAGCTCTTGGAATCCAAATGATGGATTTATCCAACCTTTCAACTTCTGATTTAAGCCAATTAAAACTACCTGAAAAAATCTCTGGAGGAGTACTGGTTCGTTCAACACTTGAAAATATGCCTGCTTCAGATAAATTGCAACGCTACGATGTGATCACAAAGATCGACGATACAGATATCGAGTCAACTGCAGATTTACAATCTGCCCTCTATTCTCACCAAATCAATGATACGATCAAGGTCACATTCTATCGTGATGGAAAACAACAAACAACTTCTATCAAGTTAACAAAATCAACTGAGGATCTTAGTGAGTAA
- a CDS encoding ParB/RepB/Spo0J family partition protein has product MEKLEKIAVKDIRTNPFQPRKVFDQEKLEELAQSIKENGLIQPIIVRKSPIIGFELLAGERRFRASKIAGLELVPAIIKELTDQEMMRQAIIENLQREDLNPIEEAISYQKLVDHGYKHDQIAQFMGKSRPYISNMLRLLHLAPSVQEAVIQNDISSAHARVLVPLDEKEQCFWLERIKQDHLNVRTLENKISSKRKQKNKRVKENFLLEEEQRLKKILGTDVTIHSSSQNKGTIQISFSSLDEYQRIINSLK; this is encoded by the coding sequence ATGGAAAAATTAGAAAAGATAGCGGTAAAGGACATTCGAACTAATCCTTTCCAACCAAGAAAAGTATTTGATCAAGAAAAATTAGAAGAACTGGCTCAGTCAATAAAAGAAAATGGCTTAATTCAACCCATTATTGTCAGAAAATCTCCAATAATTGGTTTTGAATTGCTTGCAGGTGAAAGACGTTTTAGAGCTTCAAAAATTGCTGGATTAGAGCTTGTTCCTGCGATTATTAAAGAGTTAACGGATCAAGAAATGATGCGACAAGCCATTATCGAAAATCTTCAACGAGAAGATCTCAATCCAATCGAAGAAGCTATATCCTACCAGAAACTAGTTGATCATGGCTATAAGCACGACCAAATCGCTCAATTTATGGGAAAATCTAGACCCTATATCAGCAATATGCTTCGCTTGTTACATCTAGCTCCCTCTGTTCAAGAAGCAGTCATTCAAAATGATATTTCTTCGGCTCACGCTCGTGTTCTTGTTCCTCTTGATGAAAAAGAGCAATGCTTTTGGTTGGAGCGAATCAAACAGGATCATTTAAATGTTCGAACATTAGAAAACAAGATCAGTTCAAAAAGAAAACAGAAAAATAAAAGAGTAAAAGAAAACTTCCTACTAGAAGAGGAACAACGATTGAAAAAAATATTAGGAACAGATGTGACGATACACTCCTCTTCTCAAAATAAAGGAACTATCCAAATTTCTTTTTCAAGTCTTGATGAATACCAACGAATTATCAACAGCCTCAAATAA
- the dnaA gene encoding chromosomal replication initiator protein DnaA gives MSQEEQFWTRFLELAQLQLKDSAYDFFVADSKLVKIDGETATIYLDGNYKELFWETNLKNALITASFEVYNTDLKFQFIFEDLEELPNSHSSENRRLSSGSLTTEPLPKIDTGLKSKYTFDNFVQGDGNIWAKAAALAVSENLATTYNPLFIYGGPGLGKTHLLNAIGNQILENIPNARVKYVPAETFINEFLEHLRLGEMKTFKNTYRSLDLLLIDDIQSLGGKKVTTQEEFFNTFNALHSDNKQIVLTSDRSPDHLDSLEERLVTRFKWGLTQNITPPDFETRIAILRNKIEDLDYIFPNDTLEYLAGQFDSNVRDLEGALNDISLMAKVKKLKEITIDVAAEAIRARKNDSSQMLVIPIEKIQEAVGAFYGVSVKEIKGSRRVQNIVLARQVAMYLSREMTDNSLPRIGKEFGGKDHTTVIHAYEKIKSMVDTDDNLRLEIQSIKKKLN, from the coding sequence GTGTCACAAGAAGAGCAATTTTGGACTCGTTTTTTAGAATTAGCCCAATTACAACTAAAAGATAGTGCGTATGACTTTTTTGTCGCCGATTCAAAATTAGTTAAAATCGATGGAGAGACAGCTACCATTTATCTTGATGGTAATTATAAAGAATTATTTTGGGAAACAAATCTAAAAAACGCTTTGATCACAGCCAGTTTTGAAGTCTACAATACAGATTTAAAATTCCAGTTTATTTTTGAAGATCTCGAAGAACTTCCTAACAGTCATAGCAGTGAGAATAGGAGACTATCTTCAGGTAGCTTGACAACCGAACCGTTGCCTAAAATTGATACAGGTCTGAAATCGAAGTATACCTTTGATAATTTTGTGCAAGGAGATGGAAATATTTGGGCTAAAGCAGCAGCGCTTGCAGTTTCTGAAAATCTTGCAACAACTTACAACCCTCTCTTTATCTATGGTGGACCAGGGCTTGGAAAGACTCACTTACTGAATGCAATTGGAAATCAAATCCTAGAAAATATTCCCAATGCACGGGTCAAGTATGTCCCAGCAGAAACCTTTATTAATGAATTTTTAGAGCACCTTCGATTAGGAGAAATGAAGACTTTCAAGAATACCTATCGAAGTCTTGATCTTTTATTAATCGATGATATCCAGTCACTTGGTGGGAAAAAAGTAACCACTCAAGAGGAATTCTTTAATACTTTTAATGCCCTCCATAGCGACAACAAACAGATTGTTCTAACAAGCGATCGAAGTCCAGATCATTTAGATAGTCTCGAAGAGCGGTTGGTTACTCGTTTCAAATGGGGATTAACGCAAAATATAACACCACCTGATTTTGAAACTCGAATTGCCATCTTACGGAATAAAATTGAAGATCTAGACTATATTTTTCCTAATGACACACTTGAATATCTAGCTGGTCAGTTTGATTCAAATGTCCGAGACTTAGAGGGTGCCTTAAATGATATTTCCTTAATGGCAAAGGTGAAAAAACTAAAAGAAATTACGATCGATGTTGCAGCTGAAGCTATTCGAGCTCGTAAAAACGACAGTAGCCAGATGCTTGTCATCCCCATTGAAAAAATTCAAGAAGCTGTAGGGGCTTTCTATGGAGTCAGTGTAAAAGAAATCAAAGGTTCTCGAAGAGTTCAGAATATTGTCCTAGCACGACAAGTAGCCATGTATCTTTCAAGAGAGATGACGGACAACTCACTTCCTCGAATCGGAAAAGAATTTGGAGGAAAAGACCACACAACTGTGATTCATGCCTATGAAAAAATTAAAAGTATGGTAGACACGGATGATAATCTACGACTTGAAATCCAAAGTATCAAGAAAAAATTAAATTAA
- the dnaN gene encoding DNA polymerase III subunit beta, with amino-acid sequence MINFSINKTLFLQALNTTKRAISSKNAIPILSTIKIDVTPEGVALSGSNGQISIENFISIKDENAGLLVTSPGSILLEATFFINVVSSLPDVTLDFKEIEQKQVLLTSGKSEITLKGKDADQYPRIQEIVASNPLVLETKLLKQLINETAFAASVQESRPILTGVHFVLSDNKDLKTVATDSHRMSQKVITLEKNGDNFDVVIPSRSLREFTSVFSDDIETVEVFFANNQILFRSEHISFYTRLLEGNYPDTDRLIPTEFNTEATFNVANLRFAMERARLLSNATQNGTVKLEFKNGVVSSHVHSPEVGRVNEEIDTSAVSGEDLSISFNPTYLIEALKAIDSEQVVIRFISSVRPFTLVPEGNEQGFIQLITPVRTN; translated from the coding sequence ATGATAAATTTCTCTATTAATAAAACTTTATTTTTACAAGCACTAAATACTACAAAAAGAGCTATCAGTTCAAAAAATGCTATTCCAATCCTCTCCACGATTAAAATTGATGTAACTCCAGAAGGAGTAGCCTTATCTGGATCGAATGGCCAAATTTCGATTGAAAACTTTATTTCTATCAAAGATGAAAATGCTGGTTTATTGGTGACTTCTCCAGGTTCTATTTTATTGGAAGCAACTTTCTTTATTAATGTGGTTTCAAGTTTACCAGATGTTACTTTAGATTTTAAAGAGATTGAACAAAAACAGGTTCTTTTAACAAGTGGAAAATCAGAAATTACACTTAAAGGAAAAGATGCAGATCAATATCCACGTATTCAAGAAATTGTTGCAAGTAATCCATTAGTTTTGGAAACAAAATTATTAAAACAATTAATTAATGAAACGGCATTTGCAGCAAGTGTACAAGAAAGTCGTCCAATTTTGACAGGTGTTCACTTTGTTTTATCAGATAATAAAGATTTAAAAACAGTGGCAACTGATTCTCACCGTATGAGTCAAAAAGTGATTACACTGGAGAAAAATGGAGACAACTTTGATGTTGTCATCCCAAGTCGTTCTCTTCGTGAATTCACCTCTGTCTTTTCTGATGATATTGAAACAGTTGAAGTTTTCTTTGCTAACAATCAAATTCTCTTTAGAAGTGAACACATTAGTTTCTATACCCGTTTGCTAGAAGGAAATTACCCTGACACAGACCGTCTGATTCCAACAGAGTTCAATACAGAGGCAACCTTCAATGTGGCTAACCTTCGATTTGCAATGGAGCGTGCTCGTCTTCTTTCAAATGCGACTCAAAACGGAACGGTTAAATTAGAATTCAAAAATGGGGTGGTTTCTTCCCATGTTCATTCACCAGAAGTTGGACGAGTAAATGAAGAGATCGATACTAGCGCCGTTTCAGGAGAGGATTTGTCCATTAGCTTTAATCCAACTTATTTGATTGAGGCGCTCAAAGCTATTGACAGTGAACAAGTTGTTATTCGCTTTATTTCTTCTGTTAGACCGTTTACATTGGTTCCAGAAGGAAATGAACAAGGGTTCATTCAATTAATTACGCCAGTTCGCACAAATTAA
- a CDS encoding DUF951 domain-containing protein, with amino-acid sequence MYTLGDFVEMKKPHACVIKETGKKANRWEITRLGADIKIKCSNCDHVVMMSRHDFEQKMKRVL; translated from the coding sequence ATGTATACGTTAGGTGATTTTGTAGAAATGAAAAAGCCACACGCTTGTGTGATAAAAGAAACAGGCAAGAAGGCAAATCGTTGGGAAATTACGCGACTTGGTGCAGACATAAAAATTAAGTGTAGCAATTGTGATCATGTGGTCATGATGAGTCGCCATGATTTTGAACAGAAAATGAAGAGAGTATTATGA
- a CDS encoding DUF1307 domain-containing protein gives MKKQTWKSIFLSLIAIFTLFLLGACGQQSVQKSYLQGISQEKKTDVRITIEHKGDKAISNQTTTTIYYKEAGVTKDQLKEMIDKYDEEYKDVKGFTHSAEYKDDYMVEKTTLNYEKADLDQLIEKKLVTTQQDKKVDYISYKSTVDLMKQSGFKEVKNGKFEELK, from the coding sequence ATGAAAAAACAAACATGGAAATCTATTTTTCTTTCTTTAATTGCTATCTTTACTCTCTTTCTTCTTGGAGCTTGTGGACAACAATCTGTTCAAAAATCCTATCTTCAGGGAATCAGCCAAGAAAAGAAAACAGATGTTCGTATTACAATAGAACATAAAGGAGATAAAGCGATCAGTAACCAAACCACCACTACTATTTATTACAAAGAAGCGGGAGTTACGAAAGATCAATTAAAGGAAATGATCGATAAATATGATGAAGAATACAAGGATGTCAAAGGATTCACACATTCTGCTGAATACAAAGACGATTATATGGTTGAAAAAACAACACTAAATTATGAAAAGGCAGACTTAGATCAACTAATTGAAAAGAAATTAGTAACAACACAACAAGATAAAAAAGTCGACTATATCAGCTACAAATCAACTGTAGATCTGATGAAACAAAGTGGTTTCAAAGAAGTTAAAAATGGAAAATTTGAAGAATTAAAATAA